In Clostridium sp., one DNA window encodes the following:
- a CDS encoding restriction endonuclease PLD domain-containing protein, which translates to MKLLYSDILPLATLQGQETIIDCFNEQIAKSDRVEIAVGYISRVALEELGRLVEELNISSICLTIGMYFIEGMPEGSYNAALELNKKWREAGIGEIKIVKAFKYHGKLYCFYKDGQPFSAIIGSANLGVIKLDANNRRQYEISSITDDAAECRETADFIERLKMQNCSDNIASITGMPIIREINTSLSGIDMVTQIPQTGVQLYAQHKTGVSFVLPLKVPAYKERHMDDGKHFTKSNINVSYAAPRSRRKSRDWYETQLTVSKEITRSKGYPEKNKIFFVVTDDGYWFKAHTTSDGNKQFSAVGDELILGRWIKGRLAAAGLVTPVNDTQADTDRKGMITKEMLQAYGCNSLVLSKTDQKALDEDGSELDVWVLSFETTTKK; encoded by the coding sequence ATGAAACTGTTGTATTCAGATATCCTGCCCCTTGCTACATTACAGGGTCAAGAAACAATTATTGACTGTTTTAACGAACAAATTGCAAAGTCAGACCGAGTTGAAATTGCAGTTGGATACATCTCCCGTGTAGCATTGGAAGAACTAGGCCGCCTGGTCGAAGAACTCAATATATCCAGTATATGCCTTACTATTGGTATGTACTTCATCGAAGGAATGCCGGAAGGATCATACAATGCTGCGCTTGAACTGAATAAAAAATGGAGAGAGGCAGGCATTGGCGAAATTAAGATTGTAAAGGCATTTAAATACCACGGTAAATTATACTGTTTCTATAAAGATGGACAGCCTTTTTCAGCTATCATTGGTTCTGCAAACTTAGGTGTAATCAAATTAGATGCGAATAACCGCCGACAGTATGAAATCTCATCAATTACTGATGATGCTGCTGAATGCAGAGAAACTGCAGATTTTATAGAGAGGCTAAAAATGCAGAATTGCTCAGATAATATTGCCAGCATAACGGGAATGCCAATAATCAGGGAAATTAACACATCACTTAGCGGCATTGATATGGTAACACAAATTCCCCAAACTGGTGTACAGCTTTATGCACAGCATAAAACAGGTGTTTCTTTTGTGTTGCCGTTAAAAGTTCCTGCTTACAAAGAGCGGCACATGGACGATGGCAAGCATTTCACGAAATCAAATATTAATGTTAGCTATGCCGCACCAAGAAGCAGGAGAAAATCCCGTGATTGGTATGAGACCCAGCTGACCGTGAGCAAAGAGATAACTCGTTCCAAGGGATACCCTGAAAAGAACAAAATTTTCTTTGTTGTTACCGATGACGGCTATTGGTTTAAAGCTCATACTACAAGTGATGGCAATAAACAGTTCAGCGCTGTTGGCGATGAACTTATTCTTGGCCGTTGGATTAAGGGCAGACTTGCAGCTGCAGGACTTGTAACACCTGTAAATGATACCCAAGCTGATACAGACCGTAAGGGCATGATTACGAAAGAAATGCTGCAGGCATATGGCTGCAATAGCCTTGTACTTTCTAAAACTGACCAGAAAGCATTGGACGAAGACGGCTCTGAACTTGATGTATGGGTTTTATCATTTGAAACAACTACTAAAAAATGA
- a CDS encoding sigma-70 family RNA polymerase sigma factor has translation MLRNYKTSKKNRTNYIYYSADGETIKIVPNKNGVTDAIIATLHNLDDAEVDANRRENYHTPMHIDAYHDKNQDDAADRNAYLTDNDSNPLESIIQSIEETEHAEKIDRLRAAIETLKPQQKELIKKVFYEKRTNVSIAAEEGVSEAAIRNRLKRIYDNLSKKI, from the coding sequence ATGTTAAGAAATTACAAAACAAGCAAAAAGAACAGAACAAATTATATTTATTACTCAGCTGATGGAGAGACAATAAAAATCGTGCCAAATAAGAATGGTGTAACAGATGCTATCATTGCTACTCTACATAATTTGGATGATGCAGAAGTAGATGCTAATCGCCGTGAGAACTATCATACTCCAATGCACATTGATGCCTATCATGATAAGAATCAGGATGATGCAGCTGATCGTAATGCCTATCTTACTGATAATGATTCTAACCCATTGGAAAGTATTATCCAATCCATTGAAGAAACTGAGCATGCGGAAAAGATAGACAGGCTAAGAGCAGCTATTGAAACTTTAAAACCTCAGCAGAAGGAACTAATCAAAAAAGTATTCTATGAAAAGCGTACCAATGTTTCTATTGCGGCTGAGGAAGGCGTTAGTGAAGCAGCTATTAGAAACCGCCTAAAAAGGATTTATGACAACCTTAGTAAAAAAATCTGA
- a CDS encoding DUF2815 family protein, translating to MINQSKTKVVTSVNTRLSYFHGWEPASINGGAEKYSVSVLIPKTDTETINAVNAAIDAAIEEGISKFGGKKPNKAAIKLPLRDGDAERDDEAYKGHYFVNANSITAPQIVDKAVRPILDRNEVYSGCYARVSLNFYAFNSNGNKGVACGLGNIQKIKDGEVLGGRTNAADDFTTVEDDDFLA from the coding sequence ATGATAAATCAAAGCAAAACTAAGGTTGTTACAAGTGTAAATACACGTCTAAGCTACTTTCACGGCTGGGAACCGGCATCAATTAATGGGGGTGCTGAAAAATACAGCGTATCAGTACTTATCCCTAAGACGGATACAGAAACTATCAATGCTGTTAATGCAGCAATAGATGCAGCAATTGAAGAAGGAATTTCAAAGTTTGGTGGTAAAAAACCAAATAAAGCAGCTATTAAACTGCCTTTAAGAGATGGTGACGCAGAGCGTGATGATGAGGCATATAAAGGACATTATTTTGTAAATGCAAATAGTATAACTGCACCTCAGATTGTGGATAAGGCAGTAAGACCTATCCTTGACCGCAATGAAGTGTATAGCGGATGCTACGCAAGAGTGTCTTTAAATTTCTACGCTTTTAACAGTAATGGAAATAAGGGTGTTGCTTGTGGACTTGGCAATATTCAAAAGATTAAGGATGGCGAGGTTTTAGGCGGCAGAACAAATGCAGCTGATGATTTCACAACTGTGGAAGATGATGATTTTTTAGCATAA
- a CDS encoding rRNA biogenesis protein rrp5 yields the protein MSEIRLLLDVVSDMRSLADSLQAVCDAMAESEPADKDKKPAPVKEAELKKTAKSADKKIKLEDVRAVLAEKSQAGMTAKVREIIHKYGAAKLSEIEPNYYADILKDAEELVNG from the coding sequence GTGAGTGAAATCAGGCTGCTGCTTGATGTGGTTTCAGATATGCGATCCTTGGCAGACAGCCTGCAGGCTGTTTGTGATGCAATGGCAGAAAGCGAACCTGCAGATAAAGATAAGAAACCTGCTCCGGTTAAAGAGGCAGAACTAAAGAAAACAGCAAAGTCAGCTGATAAGAAAATTAAGCTTGAGGATGTAAGGGCTGTCCTTGCAGAAAAGAGTCAAGCTGGCATGACTGCCAAGGTGCGTGAAATTATTCATAAATATGGTGCGGCAAAACTAAGTGAGATTGAGCCTAATTATTATGCTGATATTTTGAAAGATGCGGAGGAACTTGTAAATGGGTAA
- a CDS encoding helix-turn-helix domain-containing protein, with protein MAGNRSFKDYVADRFYNEVFVAIQSYTTDNYDDLDLRLYKVRNIGGIELSDIEVKFVSVNDLPDMKIEFDVAVEAELGVRESDYHYDESENCRQWFMLKCSGDLDCNLDDFTISSVTEYTSKNKQLKPMSDSLVPIINREQLESAAADFLRRHYPEALKTPMAVEPQVLAEKMGLVVEMREITKDFSVFGQIYFHDCDAEFYDKNSDEMLQTHVDASTIFVDPKAYFLRNLGSVNNTIVHECVHWDKHRKAFELERLYNSSASKIKCQVVGGIKDNIRDATDWMEWQANALAPRIQMPLIMFKTKAFEFIKQFRTELGTSKLIDVMEPVIDALAAFFCVSRLAAKIRMIDAGYEEAIGTFTYIDGRYVKPHRFKKGALERNQTFSIGAEDAAIQSITNTEMAALVRDGSYIYADSHFVLNHPKYIIQDIFGQTLLTDYARTHMEECCLVFELSVKTGCRERYYTECFLNRDKTSNIDFDIKYCNGFEYAAPEKKAQLLADTIAEEIRVYNELSNSYTSSLKMVRKWRKVTYNELAEEIMVNERTIRRIVNGEEQGSINSIVLICLGLHLPPKISSHIIRNSPFSLNFNNNSHIWYDFALTHLYPKSMDEIRMFLQKHGAEPL; from the coding sequence TTGGCAGGTAATCGTTCATTTAAAGACTATGTGGCAGATAGATTCTATAATGAAGTATTTGTTGCTATACAAAGTTACACCACGGATAACTACGATGATTTGGACTTAAGGCTATACAAGGTTCGAAATATTGGTGGCATTGAATTATCAGATATAGAAGTAAAGTTTGTATCCGTTAATGACTTGCCAGATATGAAAATAGAATTTGATGTTGCCGTTGAAGCTGAACTAGGGGTCCGGGAGTCAGATTATCACTATGATGAATCCGAAAATTGCAGGCAGTGGTTTATGCTGAAGTGTTCTGGAGATCTGGATTGCAATTTGGATGATTTTACAATCTCCAGTGTAACAGAGTATACCAGCAAAAATAAACAGTTAAAACCTATGTCGGATTCTCTTGTCCCTATCATTAATAGAGAACAACTAGAGTCTGCTGCCGCAGACTTCCTTCGCAGACATTACCCAGAAGCATTAAAAACCCCAATGGCAGTTGAACCACAAGTGTTGGCAGAAAAAATGGGCCTCGTCGTGGAAATGAGAGAGATTACAAAGGATTTTTCTGTTTTTGGACAGATATACTTTCATGACTGTGATGCAGAATTTTATGATAAAAACAGCGATGAAATGCTGCAGACCCATGTGGATGCCAGTACTATATTTGTGGATCCAAAAGCGTACTTCCTTCGTAATCTTGGATCAGTCAATAACACCATTGTGCACGAGTGCGTTCATTGGGACAAACATAGGAAAGCATTTGAATTGGAGCGATTATATAACAGCAGTGCTAGTAAAATTAAGTGTCAAGTAGTAGGCGGTATAAAAGATAACATTAGAGATGCAACTGACTGGATGGAGTGGCAGGCAAATGCACTTGCACCAAGGATTCAAATGCCGCTGATTATGTTTAAGACCAAGGCATTTGAATTTATCAAGCAGTTTAGAACTGAACTTGGAACATCTAAACTTATAGATGTAATGGAACCAGTTATTGATGCATTGGCAGCATTCTTCTGTGTGTCAAGGTTAGCAGCTAAAATCCGTATGATTGATGCTGGATATGAGGAAGCAATCGGAACCTTTACTTACATAGATGGTCGCTACGTCAAGCCTCATAGATTTAAGAAGGGTGCGCTTGAAAGAAATCAGACCTTTTCTATAGGTGCAGAGGATGCTGCCATCCAAAGCATAACCAATACGGAAATGGCCGCTTTAGTTAGGGACGGAAGTTATATATATGCAGATTCCCACTTTGTTTTAAACCACCCAAAATATATAATACAGGATATATTTGGACAGACCCTACTTACTGACTATGCACGAACCCATATGGAAGAGTGCTGCTTGGTTTTCGAGTTATCAGTCAAAACTGGGTGTAGGGAAAGATACTATACTGAATGTTTTCTCAATCGTGATAAGACATCAAATATTGATTTTGATATAAAATATTGTAATGGCTTTGAGTATGCGGCTCCAGAAAAGAAGGCCCAATTACTAGCTGATACAATAGCGGAAGAAATACGAGTCTATAATGAATTATCAAATAGCTATACCAGCTCTCTTAAAATGGTGCGTAAGTGGAGAAAAGTAACTTATAACGAATTAGCAGAGGAAATAATGGTCAATGAGCGCACCATAAGAAGAATCGTTAATGGGGAAGAACAGGGATCTATTAATTCCATAGTTTTAATTTGCCTTGGACTTCATCTACCACCTAAAATTAGCAGTCATATAATTCGCAATTCTCCATTTTCATTGAACTTCAATAACAATAGTCATATCTGGTATGATTTTGCATTGACTCACCTATATCCAAAATCGATGGATGAGATTAGAATGTTTTTACAGAAACATGGCGCAGAGCCATTATAA
- a CDS encoding DNA polymerase, which yields MKFISIDIETFSSVNLQKSGVYRYAESEDFDILLFGYSADGGEVKVIELAGGEKIPIEIINALTDDSVIKWAFNAQFERICLSKWLGMKAGTYLSPKSWHCTMVWAATLGLPLSLEGVGAVLGLEKQKLSEGKNLIKYFCIPCTPTKSNGGRTSNLPQHDIQKWETFISYNKRDVETEMAIQNKLSKFPVSKSEWKNYRLDQIINDCGINLDMDFVRQAISCDEKFKTENIEKAKKLTGLENPNSPAQLKDWLLEQGMKTDSLSKAVVSELLEDSDGEIHEVLSIRQKLAKSSVKKYTAMGNVVCRDSRARGLIQFYGANRTGRYSGRLIQVQNLPQNHLPDLKQARSLVKDGNFTALDLLYDSIPSVLSELIRTAFIPMYGSRFIVADFSAIEARVIAWLAGERWRMDVFAGGGDIYCASASQMFNVPVEKNGINGHLRQKGKIAELALGYGGSVGALKAMGAVQMGFAEDELKPIVNAWRNSNPNITSLWWKIDRAVKTVVKTKQPIEIYGIGIFYQSGILFIKLPSGRRLAYVKPLIGENRFGGESVTYEGVGGTKKWERIESYGSKFAENIVQAISRDILAEAMLKLAAHGFEIVMHVHDEVVIEVQNKISSVEEVCRIMSETPAWAKGLILNADGYECEFYKKE from the coding sequence ATGAAATTTATTTCAATAGACATTGAGACTTTTTCCAGTGTCAATCTTCAAAAGTCAGGTGTATACCGTTATGCCGAGAGTGAGGATTTTGACATTCTTCTGTTTGGATATTCAGCAGATGGAGGAGAGGTGAAGGTGATTGAACTTGCTGGAGGTGAGAAAATTCCAATTGAAATTATAAATGCTCTTACTGATGATTCTGTTATTAAATGGGCATTCAACGCACAGTTTGAAAGAATATGCTTATCAAAGTGGCTTGGTATGAAAGCAGGTACTTATCTTTCACCAAAGTCATGGCACTGCACCATGGTATGGGCGGCAACTCTAGGACTTCCATTATCCCTTGAGGGTGTTGGAGCGGTATTGGGTCTTGAAAAACAAAAATTATCAGAAGGTAAAAATCTAATTAAATATTTTTGTATTCCCTGCACCCCAACAAAATCTAACGGGGGTCGTACTAGTAATTTACCACAGCATGATATACAAAAATGGGAAACGTTCATCTCCTATAACAAGCGTGATGTGGAAACAGAAATGGCAATACAAAATAAATTATCTAAATTTCCTGTATCAAAAAGCGAGTGGAAGAATTACCGCTTAGACCAGATAATCAATGACTGTGGTATTAATCTTGATATGGATTTTGTAAGACAGGCAATTTCCTGCGATGAAAAATTCAAAACAGAAAATATTGAAAAAGCAAAGAAATTAACTGGTCTTGAAAACCCTAATTCTCCTGCACAATTAAAGGATTGGCTCCTTGAGCAAGGTATGAAAACAGATTCTCTTTCTAAGGCAGTAGTTTCGGAGTTGCTTGAAGATTCAGATGGAGAAATACATGAGGTGCTTTCAATTAGGCAGAAGCTTGCAAAGAGCAGCGTAAAGAAATATACAGCAATGGGAAATGTGGTTTGTAGAGACAGCAGAGCTAGAGGTTTAATTCAGTTTTATGGTGCAAATAGAACAGGCAGATATTCTGGAAGGCTAATCCAGGTGCAAAACCTGCCTCAAAATCATCTTCCAGATTTAAAACAGGCTCGTTCTTTAGTGAAAGATGGAAACTTTACAGCTTTAGATTTACTTTATGACAGTATTCCAAGTGTGCTGTCAGAATTAATTAGAACAGCTTTTATACCAATGTATGGGAGTAGGTTTATTGTAGCAGATTTTTCTGCAATTGAGGCTCGTGTTATTGCGTGGCTTGCTGGTGAGAGATGGAGAATGGATGTATTTGCAGGTGGTGGAGATATATATTGTGCCTCAGCATCACAGATGTTTAATGTTCCTGTTGAAAAAAATGGTATTAACGGGCATTTAAGGCAGAAAGGTAAAATAGCAGAATTAGCCTTAGGCTATGGCGGCTCAGTAGGAGCACTTAAAGCAATGGGAGCAGTTCAAATGGGATTTGCTGAAGATGAATTAAAACCTATCGTCAATGCGTGGAGAAATTCTAATCCTAATATAACTTCTCTGTGGTGGAAGATAGACCGTGCAGTAAAAACTGTAGTAAAAACAAAACAGCCAATTGAGATATATGGTATCGGAATTTTTTATCAAAGTGGAATTCTATTTATTAAGCTGCCAAGTGGAAGAAGGCTTGCATATGTGAAACCTCTTATTGGAGAGAACAGATTCGGTGGTGAGTCTGTCACCTATGAAGGTGTTGGCGGCACGAAAAAATGGGAACGAATAGAAAGTTATGGTTCTAAGTTTGCAGAGAATATTGTTCAGGCAATTAGCCGTGATATTTTAGCAGAAGCAATGCTTAAATTAGCTGCCCATGGATTTGAAATTGTAATGCACGTTCATGATGAAGTGGTAATAGAAGTACAAAATAAAATATCTTCTGTAGAAGAAGTATGTAGGATTATGAGTGAAACACCAGCATGGGCAAAAGGACTGA
- a CDS encoding helix-turn-helix domain-containing protein: MSISYKKLWKLLIDRDMKKKDLREAAGISTASMAKLGKNENVNTDILIKVCKALNCDISDIMEIKKTEETH, encoded by the coding sequence ATGTCCATAAGTTATAAAAAACTTTGGAAACTTCTAATTGATAGAGACATGAAAAAAAAGGACTTAAGAGAAGCCGCTGGTATTAGTACTGCTTCAATGGCTAAACTCGGAAAAAACGAGAATGTTAATACTGACATTTTAATAAAAGTATGTAAGGCTCTTAACTGTGATATTTCAGATATTATGGAAATTAAAAAAACTGAGGAAACCCATTAA
- a CDS encoding DUF2800 domain-containing protein, translated as MGNHAILSASGSHRWLNCLPSARLEFEFEGKESTAAAEGSAAHALCEHKLRKALRMRSKRPISNYDSDDMEEYTDNYVDFVMEQLEISKQCCSDPLVLIEQKLDFSCYVPQGFGTGDCIIIADEKLHIIDFKYGMGVLVDAVDNSQMKLYALGALEIYDSLYDIKEVSMTIFQPRRENIRTWTILVEELKDWAENELKPKAQMAINGEGEYLPGEWCTFCKASVKCRARAEAKLELAKAEFMLPPLLTDMEVEEILHKIPDLTKWANEIMAYATDAAINHGKQWSGFKVVEGRSNRKYKNEDAVADAAKANGYKDIFHQRLITITEMQKLMGKKQFKKILGDLIYKPPGKPILVPITDKRTAMNTSNANNEFNEIMEDENYDKSKQN; from the coding sequence ATGGGTAATCATGCGATACTTTCTGCATCAGGATCACATAGGTGGCTCAACTGCCTGCCATCGGCAAGACTGGAATTTGAATTTGAAGGTAAAGAAAGCACAGCGGCTGCAGAAGGCAGTGCCGCCCATGCTCTTTGTGAGCATAAACTTCGCAAAGCACTTAGGATGAGGAGTAAAAGACCTATTTCAAACTATGATTCTGATGATATGGAGGAATACACAGATAATTATGTGGATTTTGTAATGGAGCAGTTGGAAATATCAAAACAATGCTGCAGTGATCCACTGGTACTTATAGAACAGAAATTAGATTTTTCTTGTTATGTGCCGCAGGGTTTTGGGACAGGTGACTGTATTATTATTGCTGATGAGAAACTCCATATTATTGATTTTAAATATGGCATGGGAGTTTTGGTAGATGCAGTAGATAATTCACAGATGAAACTGTATGCACTGGGTGCTTTGGAAATCTATGATAGTCTTTATGACATTAAGGAAGTATCCATGACCATATTTCAGCCACGCAGGGAAAATATCAGAACATGGACAATTTTAGTGGAAGAATTAAAGGATTGGGCAGAAAATGAACTAAAGCCAAAGGCTCAGATGGCTATAAATGGTGAGGGAGAATACCTACCTGGAGAATGGTGTACTTTTTGCAAAGCATCAGTAAAATGTCGTGCAAGAGCAGAGGCAAAATTGGAACTTGCAAAGGCTGAATTCATGCTTCCACCACTTTTAACGGATATGGAGGTAGAAGAAATTCTTCATAAGATACCTGACTTAACTAAATGGGCAAATGAAATTATGGCATATGCCACAGATGCTGCCATCAACCATGGTAAACAGTGGAGTGGATTTAAAGTAGTCGAAGGTCGCTCTAATCGCAAGTATAAAAATGAAGATGCTGTGGCAGATGCAGCTAAGGCAAATGGCTACAAGGACATATTCCATCAGAGACTTATTACGATTACGGAAATGCAGAAACTGATGGGTAAGAAACAATTTAAGAAAATTCTTGGTGACCTCATATATAAACCACCGGGAAAGCCGATATTGGTTCCAATTACAGATAAAAGAACGGCTATGAATACATCAAATGCAAATAACGAATTTAATGAAATTATGGAGGATGAAAATTATGATAAATCAAAGCAAAACTAA
- a CDS encoding Z1 domain-containing protein, with product MQYLKTYLQKITDRGNVKLAESILKTAEDVGEQYIRNFSFTSHEIGLLFGNIQSGKTGQMFGIMCKAADLGFPAFILLTTDNVALQQQTLERVRNDLDGFCICGENDSGLFIENSLVKPAIVILKKNSRMLRLWANVFNSTGFMKGNPLFIVDDEADAASLNTLVNRNGQSSINRYLDSIKNGASSSLYLQVTGTPQAVLLQTLASGWHPYFTYYFHPGDGYLGGDFFFPSSGKPECIDYLETIKQPTRSVVIRHIAVSAQILASNGKVSNCLIHPSVRQAVHQRFADNVTKEINWCIEHINNEFITELQSQYNALMPDRSKKLSFDIIYKTAGDLMENKCIKVLIMNGKTDVESHEYAAGCNFIIGGNTLGRGVTFPGLQTIYYTRTSKKPQADTMWQHSRMFGYDRDPGMMKIFINEQLYKLFADINATNNAIIAQAEQGIDNIKIYYPVGLNPTRKNVLNNKRVNILSGGTNYYPFYPDNDSIEDISKLLEPFSDDEPYYQVSLRFIKKILTHIIASPDFKLDAFLSVIDTFLSEQPAGQGILIVRRERNVAQGTGALLSPNDWTLGGTFLNKIVLTMYQVTGTKGWGGKTLWVPNIKLPHDTMYYDVCEDNTEA from the coding sequence ATGCAATACTTAAAAACATACCTTCAAAAAATTACAGACCGAGGCAATGTAAAATTGGCGGAATCTATTTTAAAAACTGCTGAAGATGTTGGCGAACAGTATATTCGCAATTTTTCATTTACAAGTCATGAGATTGGCCTGTTGTTTGGAAATATACAGTCCGGAAAAACTGGTCAGATGTTTGGCATCATGTGCAAAGCCGCTGACTTAGGTTTTCCGGCATTTATCCTGCTCACTACTGACAATGTTGCTTTGCAGCAGCAAACTTTGGAACGTGTTAGAAACGATTTAGATGGTTTCTGTATTTGCGGTGAAAACGACTCAGGATTGTTTATTGAGAATAGCCTTGTAAAGCCAGCGATTGTCATCTTAAAGAAGAATTCACGAATGCTGAGACTGTGGGCGAATGTATTTAACTCCACGGGCTTTATGAAAGGAAATCCTCTTTTTATAGTTGATGACGAGGCAGATGCCGCTTCTTTGAATACACTTGTAAACCGCAATGGTCAGTCATCAATTAATAGGTATTTAGACTCTATAAAGAATGGTGCATCAAGCAGTCTATACTTACAGGTTACCGGTACTCCCCAAGCAGTCTTACTACAAACACTTGCTTCCGGATGGCATCCGTATTTTACATATTACTTCCATCCCGGCGATGGCTATTTAGGTGGAGACTTTTTCTTCCCCTCAAGCGGCAAACCTGAATGCATTGATTATCTTGAGACAATCAAACAACCAACAAGAAGTGTTGTTATACGACATATAGCTGTTTCTGCCCAAATTTTAGCATCCAACGGCAAAGTGTCAAACTGCCTTATACATCCGAGTGTACGTCAAGCTGTCCACCAGCGTTTTGCTGACAACGTCACAAAAGAAATAAATTGGTGTATTGAACATATCAATAATGAGTTCATCACTGAATTACAAAGCCAATACAATGCTTTAATGCCTGACAGAAGTAAGAAACTTTCTTTCGATATTATATATAAAACTGCTGGGGACTTGATGGAAAACAAGTGTATAAAAGTCCTTATAATGAATGGAAAGACAGATGTTGAAAGCCATGAATATGCGGCAGGCTGTAATTTTATCATTGGAGGAAATACTCTTGGCCGAGGCGTTACTTTTCCCGGTCTGCAGACAATTTACTATACAAGGACAAGCAAAAAACCTCAAGCTGACACTATGTGGCAGCATAGCCGGATGTTCGGTTATGACAGAGACCCCGGCATGATGAAAATATTTATAAATGAACAACTCTATAAATTATTTGCGGATATTAATGCTACTAACAATGCCATAATCGCCCAAGCAGAACAGGGAATTGATAATATTAAAATCTATTATCCAGTTGGATTAAATCCAACTAGAAAAAATGTTCTTAATAACAAACGAGTCAACATTCTCTCCGGTGGAACGAACTATTATCCATTTTATCCTGATAATGACTCTATAGAGGATATATCAAAGCTGTTGGAGCCTTTCTCTGATGATGAACCTTATTACCAAGTAAGTTTAAGATTTATTAAGAAAATTTTGACTCATATTATTGCCAGTCCGGATTTTAAATTAGACGCATTTCTTTCGGTCATTGACACATTTCTTTCAGAGCAGCCTGCTGGACAGGGTATTTTGATAGTTAGAAGAGAAAGGAATGTAGCACAAGGCACAGGTGCGTTGTTATCTCCAAATGACTGGACACTTGGCGGCACTTTTCTCAATAAAATCGTCCTTACCATGTATCAAGTGACTGGTACTAAGGGATGGGGAGGGAAAACTCTCTGGGTTCCGAATATTAAACTTCCTCACGATACAATGT